GCACTGGTCTCATCGGACGTGGATGCACATACGCTCTCGGGTCTCGTCAGTAATGGCAGCTTCACCCTGACTTCAAGCTATGCAGCTATCGAACAGTGCGATGTAATCATCATCTGTGTCCCAACCCCGCTGAGCAAAACAAAAGAGCCGGATATTTCCTTCATCGTGGCTGCCGCCAAGGGGATCGTCCCGTTTCTCCGAATGGGACAGCTCGTCGTTCTGGAAAGCACGACTTTTCCGGGGACCACCGAAGAAATCTTCCTCCCCAGCATCGAGGCAAAGGGGCTGCGCGTGGGGCAGGACATCTACCTCGCGTACTCGCCTGAACGGATCAACCCGGGCAATCCTGACTTTCCACTTCCCCAGATTCCCAAGGTGATCGGCGCGATTTCTGGGACGTGCCGGGACATGGCATGCTCCCTGTACGCCACAGTGATACATAAGGTCGTTCCTGTTTCCTCCACTCGCGCGGCCGAGATGGT
The Candidatus Methylomirabilota bacterium DNA segment above includes these coding regions:
- a CDS encoding nucleotide sugar dehydrogenase, whose product is MDLKAKLENRTATISVLGLGYVGLPLAVEFAKVGFPVIGIDVDEHRLHKIKTGALVSSDVDAHTLSGLVSNGSFTLTSSYAAIEQCDVIIICVPTPLSKTKEPDISFIVAAAKGIVPFLRMGQLVVLESTTFPGTTEEIFLPSIEAKGLRVGQDIYLAYSPERINPGNPDFPLPQIPKVIGAISGTCRDMACSLYATVIHKVVPVSSTRAAEMVKMLENTFRVVNIALVNEVALMCDRLGLDVWEIIEAAATKPFGFMPFTPGPGLGGHCVPIDPQYLAWKLKTLNYTARFIG